A stretch of Candidatus Micrarchaeota archaeon DNA encodes these proteins:
- a CDS encoding terminase small subunit, with product METKVTKPRPKASLTRPLTPMQSAFITHYIANGWNGTAAARSAGYGGSDKVLGVQAVRVLRDSRVQAALSKRLRELHLSAEQVLQRLSEMAQGNVTNFLDDEGNINWANVRRKGYLVKRVHHGKGGTELELYDAQAALIQVGKHLGLFNDATKVEVQTGPMNINLALAQFNDMGPEDLREMLGRVRKLKDAPVHMNGNGNGNGNGHSVIDIPAVNGDKAGLH from the coding sequence ATGGAGACCAAAGTAACCAAACCGAGGCCAAAGGCGAGCCTGACGCGGCCGCTGACGCCGATGCAATCGGCGTTCATTACGCACTACATCGCAAACGGTTGGAATGGCACAGCAGCGGCCAGGTCGGCGGGCTATGGCGGCTCGGATAAGGTCTTGGGCGTGCAAGCCGTGCGCGTGCTAAGAGATAGTAGAGTTCAGGCGGCACTCTCCAAGCGACTGAGGGAATTGCACTTAAGCGCGGAACAGGTGCTCCAAAGGCTCTCGGAAATGGCCCAAGGGAACGTGACAAATTTCTTGGATGATGAGGGCAACATCAACTGGGCGAATGTGAGGCGAAAGGGTTACTTGGTTAAGCGGGTTCACCACGGAAAAGGCGGCACAGAGCTCGAACTTTACGACGCGCAAGCAGCGCTCATTCAGGTCGGCAAACATCTCGGACTGTTCAACGATGCGACAAAGGTCGAAGTGCAAACCGGCCCGATGAACATCAACCTGGCTCTCGCGCAGTTCAACGACATGGGGCCAGAGGACCTGAGGGAAATGCTTGGTCGAGTGCGAAAGCTCAAAGATGCTCCGGTGCACATGAACGGCAACGGCAACGGGAATGGGAATGGACATTCAGTCATTGATATTCCGGCTGTTAATGGAGATAAAGCGGGCTTACATTGA